The stretch of DNA CGATCCTGCTCGCCAGCGCCGAGTATGCCGCCAAGCACGGGCTGAAACCGCGTGCGCGGATCGTCGCGATGGCGAACATGGGCGACGACCCGACGCTGATGCTGAACGCGCCCGTCCCCGCCGCGCGGAAGGTGCTGGCGAAGGCGGGGCTGACGGTCGACGATATCGACCTGTGGGAGATCAACGAGGCGTTCGCCGTGGTCGCCGAGAAGTTCATCCGCGACCTGAAGCTCGACCGTGACAAGGTGAACGTCAACGGCGGCTCGATCGCGCTGGGGCACCCGATCGGCGCGACCGGGGCGATCTTGATCGGGACGATATTGGACGAACTCGAACGCCGCGACCTGAAGCGCGGGCTCGTGACGATGTGTGCGGGCGGCGGAATGGCACCGGCGATCATCATCGAGCGCGTCTGATGCATCCCGTCGCGCACGCGCTGACGACGCCCGACAAGCCCGCCTACATCATGGCGGCGACGGGCGAGACGGTGACGTATGGCGACCTCGGTGTACGCGCGAACCAGGGCGCGCATTTGTTCCGGTCGCTCGGGCTGAAGCGGGGCGATGGGATCGCGGTGCTGATGGACAATTCGGCGCGTTACCTGGAGGTGATCTGGGCGGCAGAGCGCACCGGCGTGTATTGTACCTGCCTGTCGTCGAAGCTGACCGCAGGCGAGGCAGAGTACATCATCCGCGACGGCGATTGCCGGGTTCTGATCGCGAGCAAGGGTTGTGCGGAGGTTGCCGCCACGCTGGTGCCGATGCTCGACGACGTGCGGCGCTACGTGGTCGACGGCGCGATTGACGGGTACGCGTCTTACGAAGCCGCGCGCGACGCAAAGCCCGCCACGCCGATCGCCGACCCCTCGCCCGGCGGCATCCTGCTCTATTCCTCGGGCACGACCGGCAAGCCCAAGGGCGTCAAGCACGCGCTGTCCGACGAGCCGTTCGGCACCAACGTCTCGCCGCTCGTGATGCTCGGCAAGGGGTTGTACGGGTTCACGCCCGAGATGGTCTATCTCTCGCCAGCGCCGCTGTATCACGCGGCGCCATTGCGCTGGTCGATGGCGGTGCATCAGGTCGGCGGCACCGTCGTCGCAATGGAGCATTTCGACCCAGAGGCCGCGCTCGCCGCGATCGAGCGCTATCGGATCACGCACGCGCAATGGGTGCCGACGCACTTCATCCGGTTGCTAAAACTCCCGCCCGACATTCGCGAGCGGTACGACGTGTCGTCGCTGAAGGCTGTGTGGCATGCCGCGGCCCCCTGCCCGATCCCGGTCAAGCAGGCGATGATCGACTGGTGGGGCCCGATCATCGGCGAATATTATGCCGGCACCGAAGGCAACGGGTTCTGCGCGATCTCCAGCGCGGAATGGCTGACGCACAAGGGTTCGGTCGGCCGCAACCTGACCGCGCAGACGATGATCTGCGACGAGGAGGGCAACGCATTGCCCCCTCGCGCGGAAGGTGACGTCTACTTCGCGGGCGGCGGCGCGTTCGAATATCACAACGATCCCGCCAAGACCGCCGAAGCCGCCAACGCGCAGGGGTGGACGACGCTCGGCGATGTCGGCTGGCTCGACGAAGAGGGCTATCTCTACCTCACCGACCGCAAGAGCTTCATGATCATTTCGGGCGGCGTGAACATCTACCCCGCCGAGATCGAGAACCTCCTCGTCACCCATCCGAAAGTCGCCGATGTCGCGGTGATCGGCGCGCCCGACGACGAGATGGGCGAGCAGGTGGTGGCCATCGTCTGCCCCGCCGACCCGACCGAGGATCGCGCGCAACTCGCCGCCGAACTCAGCGCGTTCGCCCGCGCGAACCTCAGCCACGTCAAGGCGCCGCGTCGGATTGACTTTCGTGAGACGTTGCCGCGGCACGAGACGGGGAAGCTCTACAAGCGCCTGCTCCGTGACGAATATTGGGCCCAGCCGAGGGAGTCCGCATGAACTTCGATTATTCCGACGACCAGAAATTCCTCAAGGACGAAGCGCGCAAGTTTCTCGGCGCGCATTGCGGCAGCGACCGTGTCCGCGCGGTGCTCGACGATGCCTCCAAGGCGTATGACGTCGATCTTTGGAAAGCTGTTGCTGCACAAGGCTGGCTCGGCGCGGCAATCCCCGAAGAGTTCGGCGGTCTCGGTCTCGGCCATATCGAACTCTGCGCGATCGCCGAGGAACTGGGGCGAGCCTGCGCGCCGATCCCGTTCGCCTCGACCGTCTATTTCGTGGCGGAAGCGCTCATGTTGTACGGGAGCGACGCGCAGAAGATTCGGTGGCTTCCCCGGATCGCGGCGGGCGATGTCATCGGTGCGTTCGCCACGTCCGAAGGTGCCGGCCCGGTCACCGCACGCTCCGTCCGCACCTCAGTCTCCGGTGGCAAGCTCACCGGCGAGAAGATCCCCGTGACCGATGGTGACGTCGCCGACCTGATCGTCGTCCTCGCGCGCGACGGCCTCTACCTCGTCGAGCAGGGTGCAGGCGCTGCGATCGAGGTGCTGGAAACGCTCGACCCGGCCCGCAGCGCCGCCCGCCTCACCTTCGACGACGCGCCTTGCGAGAAACTCGGCACCGACGACGGCATCGCTGCGACGCAGGCGGTGTTCGATCGCGCCGCCGTCCTCCTCGCGTTCGAGCAGCTCGGGGGGGCGGATCGGTGCCTCGACATGGCGAAGGGGTACGCGCTCGATCGCTACGCATTCGGCCGGCAAATCGGCGGGTATCAGGCGATCATGCACAAGCTCGCCGACATGTACGTCAAGAACGAACTCGCGCGCTCGAACGCCTATTACGGCGCATGGGCGCTGAACGCGGACGCCGCCGAACTCCCGCTAGCCGCGGCCACCGCGCGCGTCGCCGCATCCGACGCATACTGGTTCGCGTCGAAGGAGAACATCCAGACGCATGGCGGAATGGGCTTCACCTGGGAGTCCGACTGCCATCTCTATTACCGCCGCTCGCGTCAGCTCGCGCTGGTAGCCGGCGCCCCCGCAGCGTGGCGCGAACGCCTCGTTGGCCATCTCGAAATGCGCAACGCCGCCTGATCGGAGCAAGTATGGACTTCAAGGACAGCGATGCCGAAGCCACCTACCGCGCAGCCGCGCGAGACTGGCTCGACGCGAATATCGCCGAGCATGACGCCTGCCACTATGACGACGACATGACCAAGGCGAAGGCATGGCAGGCGCGGAAAGCGGCCGGCGGCTATGCGTGCATCACCTGGCCCAAGGAATGGGGTGGCGGCGGCGGCACGCCGATCGAGAGCGTGATCTTCGGCCAGGAAGAGGCGCGCCACGCGGTCGACGGCAGCTATTTCACGATCGGGCTCGGCATGTGCGTGCCGACGGTGATGGCCTATGCCGACGACGCGACCAAGCGGCGGTTCGTCGGCCCCGCGGTGCGCGGCGACGAGATCTGGTCGCAGCTGTTCTCCGAACCCGCCGGCGGCTCCGATGTCGCCGCGATCCGGACGCGCGCGGTGAGGGACGGCGACGACTGGGTGATCAACGGCCAGAAGGTCTGGACCTCGGGCGCGCATTACAGCGACTACGGCATCGTCCTGGTCCGCACCAACCCCGACGTGCCCAAGCACCAGGGCCTGACGATGTTCTGGCTCGACCTGAAGGCGCCGGGGATCGAGATCCGCCCAATCCACCAGATGTCCGGCGGGTCGAGCTTCAACGAGGTTTGGTTCGAGGACGTCCGGATATCCGACGCGCAACGCCTCGGCCCCGTAGATGGCGGCTGGAAGGTCGCGCTGTTCACGCTGATGAACGAACGCCTCGCGATCGGCACGAGCGGCGGGGTCGGCCCCGAGGACATCCTTGCCTTCGCG from Sphingomonas faeni encodes:
- a CDS encoding acyl-CoA synthetase; this encodes MHPVAHALTTPDKPAYIMAATGETVTYGDLGVRANQGAHLFRSLGLKRGDGIAVLMDNSARYLEVIWAAERTGVYCTCLSSKLTAGEAEYIIRDGDCRVLIASKGCAEVAATLVPMLDDVRRYVVDGAIDGYASYEAARDAKPATPIADPSPGGILLYSSGTTGKPKGVKHALSDEPFGTNVSPLVMLGKGLYGFTPEMVYLSPAPLYHAAPLRWSMAVHQVGGTVVAMEHFDPEAALAAIERYRITHAQWVPTHFIRLLKLPPDIRERYDVSSLKAVWHAAAPCPIPVKQAMIDWWGPIIGEYYAGTEGNGFCAISSAEWLTHKGSVGRNLTAQTMICDEEGNALPPRAEGDVYFAGGGAFEYHNDPAKTAEAANAQGWTTLGDVGWLDEEGYLYLTDRKSFMIISGGVNIYPAEIENLLVTHPKVADVAVIGAPDDEMGEQVVAIVCPADPTEDRAQLAAELSAFARANLSHVKAPRRIDFRETLPRHETGKLYKRLLRDEYWAQPRESA
- a CDS encoding acyl-CoA dehydrogenase family protein; the protein is MNFDYSDDQKFLKDEARKFLGAHCGSDRVRAVLDDASKAYDVDLWKAVAAQGWLGAAIPEEFGGLGLGHIELCAIAEELGRACAPIPFASTVYFVAEALMLYGSDAQKIRWLPRIAAGDVIGAFATSEGAGPVTARSVRTSVSGGKLTGEKIPVTDGDVADLIVVLARDGLYLVEQGAGAAIEVLETLDPARSAARLTFDDAPCEKLGTDDGIAATQAVFDRAAVLLAFEQLGGADRCLDMAKGYALDRYAFGRQIGGYQAIMHKLADMYVKNELARSNAYYGAWALNADAAELPLAAATARVAASDAYWFASKENIQTHGGMGFTWESDCHLYYRRSRQLALVAGAPAAWRERLVGHLEMRNAA
- a CDS encoding acyl-CoA dehydrogenase family protein; this encodes MDFKDSDAEATYRAAARDWLDANIAEHDACHYDDDMTKAKAWQARKAAGGYACITWPKEWGGGGGTPIESVIFGQEEARHAVDGSYFTIGLGMCVPTVMAYADDATKRRFVGPAVRGDEIWSQLFSEPAGGSDVAAIRTRAVRDGDDWVINGQKVWTSGAHYSDYGIVLVRTNPDVPKHQGLTMFWLDLKAPGIEIRPIHQMSGGSSFNEVWFEDVRISDAQRLGPVDGGWKVALFTLMNERLAIGTSGGVGPEDILAFAAQVNGADGPLLKDAAFRQTLADWWVQSEGLRNTRMRTITALSKGQVPGPESSIGKIVAANQLQAIGNTAVEASDQYGIISDPALTPLKGAFHAATMWAPGLRIAGGTDEILKNIIAERVLGLPGEIRVDKDQAFRDLPVGA